A genome region from Paludibacterium sp. B53371 includes the following:
- the tadA gene encoding tRNA adenosine(34) deaminase TadA — translation MQLTSPPLPPKAVSWLASHGIATRADLLQQGVVRTFLLFKAAGLPAGKRLLFALEAAARGVHWDQLSDQDRRQLQDSLATHPPVRLPPEAHEAEGFMRQALALAARAADEGEVPVGAVVVYQGEVIGEGFNQPIGRSDPSAHAEMLALRQAAARLGNYRMAGCDLYVTLEPCPMCSGALLHARVDRVMFATPDPRTGAAGSVVNLFAERRLNAHTDCFGGMLAEEAGAMLSDFFRTRREAEQ, via the coding sequence GTGCAGCTGACTTCCCCCCCCCTCCCCCCCAAGGCGGTCTCCTGGCTGGCCAGCCATGGCATTGCGACCCGTGCTGACCTGTTGCAGCAGGGCGTGGTGCGTACGTTCCTGCTGTTCAAGGCGGCCGGCCTGCCGGCCGGCAAGCGCCTGCTGTTCGCGCTGGAGGCCGCCGCCCGCGGCGTGCACTGGGATCAGCTCAGCGATCAGGACCGCCGGCAACTGCAGGACAGTCTGGCCACGCACCCGCCGGTACGACTGCCACCGGAGGCGCACGAGGCGGAAGGTTTCATGCGCCAGGCGCTGGCGCTGGCGGCGCGAGCAGCCGACGAGGGAGAAGTGCCGGTGGGGGCCGTGGTGGTGTATCAGGGCGAGGTGATCGGAGAGGGATTCAATCAGCCGATCGGCCGTTCCGATCCCTCGGCACATGCAGAAATGCTGGCCCTGCGCCAGGCCGCTGCCCGGCTGGGCAACTACCGCATGGCCGGCTGCGATCTGTATGTCACGCTGGAGCCCTGCCCCATGTGCAGCGGCGCACTACTGCATGCCCGGGTCGACCGGGTCATGTTTGCCACACCCGATCCGCGTACCGGTGCCGCCGGCAGTGTGGTCAATCTGTTTGCCGAACGGCGCCTCAACGCCCATACCGACTGCTTTGGCGGGATGCTGGCGGAGGAAGCTGGTGCCATGCTGTCGGACTTCTTCCGTACGCGGCGGGAGGCTGAACAATGA
- a CDS encoding fumarate hydratase: MTLIRQDDFIQSIADAFQYISYYHPVDYIKALTEAYEREESPAARDAMAQILINSRMCAEGHRPLCQDTGIALVFLKVGMNVQWDATLSVQEMVNEGVRRAYTDADNKLRASVLSDPAGARKNTRDNTPAVVHMEIVAGDGIEVTCAAKGGGSENKAKFVMLNPSDSLVDWIIKTVPTMGAGWCPPGILGIGIGGTPEKAMLMAKESLMAPVNIAELRDKAASGATLTRVEELRLELMEKVNALGIGAQGLGGLTTVLDVKIMDYPTHAASLPVAMIPNCAATRHVHFHLDGSGPAKLAAPSLEDWPSLTFDASKGRRVNLDTITREEVASWQPGETLLLNGKLLTGRDAAHKRMTDMLNRGEKLPVDFTNRFIYYVGPVDPVRDEVVGPAGPTTATRMDKFTRQMLEQTGLLGMVGKSERGPAAIEAIRDNKAVYLMAVGGAAYLVSKAIKASKVLAFPELGMEAVYEFEVKDMPVTVAVDSCGQAVHQTGPAEWRARIGKIPVVEA, encoded by the coding sequence ATGACCCTTATCCGCCAGGATGACTTTATCCAGAGCATCGCCGATGCCTTCCAGTACATCAGCTACTACCACCCCGTTGACTACATCAAGGCCCTGACCGAAGCCTACGAGCGCGAAGAAAGCCCCGCCGCGCGCGATGCCATGGCACAGATCCTGATCAACAGCCGTATGTGTGCCGAAGGTCACCGGCCGCTGTGCCAGGATACCGGCATTGCCCTGGTCTTCCTCAAGGTCGGCATGAATGTCCAGTGGGATGCCACCCTGAGCGTGCAGGAGATGGTCAACGAAGGGGTGCGTCGTGCCTATACCGACGCGGACAACAAGCTGCGGGCCTCGGTGCTGTCCGATCCGGCCGGCGCGCGCAAGAACACCCGTGATAACACCCCGGCGGTGGTTCACATGGAAATCGTCGCCGGTGACGGCATCGAAGTGACCTGTGCGGCCAAGGGCGGTGGCTCGGAGAACAAGGCCAAGTTCGTCATGCTCAATCCGTCGGACTCGCTGGTCGACTGGATCATCAAGACCGTGCCGACCATGGGTGCCGGCTGGTGTCCGCCCGGCATTCTGGGCATCGGTATCGGCGGCACGCCGGAAAAGGCCATGCTGATGGCCAAGGAGTCGCTGATGGCACCGGTGAACATCGCCGAGCTGCGCGACAAGGCCGCCAGCGGCGCGACCCTGACCCGCGTCGAAGAGCTGCGGCTGGAGCTGATGGAGAAGGTCAATGCGCTGGGCATCGGCGCCCAGGGGCTGGGTGGTCTGACCACGGTGCTGGACGTCAAGATCATGGATTACCCGACCCATGCCGCCTCGCTGCCGGTCGCCATGATCCCCAACTGCGCCGCCACCCGCCACGTGCACTTCCATCTGGATGGCAGCGGCCCGGCAAAACTGGCGGCGCCGTCACTGGAAGACTGGCCTTCGCTGACCTTCGATGCCTCCAAAGGCCGTCGCGTCAATCTGGATACCATCACCCGCGAAGAAGTGGCCTCCTGGCAGCCGGGCGAAACCCTGTTGCTCAACGGCAAGCTGCTGACCGGTCGCGATGCCGCCCACAAGCGCATGACCGATATGCTCAACCGTGGCGAAAAACTGCCGGTGGACTTCACCAATCGCTTCATCTATTACGTCGGCCCGGTCGACCCGGTTCGTGATGAAGTCGTTGGTCCGGCCGGCCCGACCACCGCCACCCGCATGGACAAGTTCACGCGCCAGATGCTGGAGCAAACCGGCCTGCTGGGCATGGTAGGCAAGTCCGAGCGCGGCCCGGCAGCCATCGAGGCCATCCGCGACAACAAGGCGGTCTATCTGATGGCGGTCGGCGGTGCCGCCTACCTGGTTTCCAAGGCTATCAAGGCCTCGAAGGTGCTGGCCTTCCCGGAACTGGGCATGGAGGCAGTGTACGAGTTCGAGGTCAAGGACATGCCGGTCACGGTGGCTGTCGATTCCTGTGGCCAGGCCGTGCACCAGACCGGTCCGGCCGAATGGCGTGCCCGCATCGGCAAGATCCCGGTCGTTGAAGCCTGA
- a CDS encoding bifunctional glycoside hydrolase 114/ polysaccharide deacetylase family protein gives MSKKTKGWLSRYVRPLVLALSGALLLLRPASATATAPGPSAQPSYAFYYGPAPLPLEALTAFDHVVVEPDSGFNPRQVRTPHTDWLAYTSVGEVTRQRDYFARMPKSWLKGGNHAWDSLVIDQSAAGWPAFFVEQVITPLWQRGYRGFFLDTLDAFQLIAKNDRERQLQIDGLVRVIRAVKQRYPEARLVFNRGFEILPQVHQLADAVAFESLYKGWDQGAKRFTDVPQADRDWLMAQVKPLREQYHLPVIAIDYCPDQDAACARDTVARIQSQGLIPYVTDPGLQRVGIGARQAMPRRVLVLQDPPPGVSLNVSDGVLYLSTPLNYMGYRLDYLDINRDTLPEGPLQDRYAGVVLWLNNPVEHPEKLRAWVTQQIDRGVRVVFIGTFGMPIAGQFARTLGLTPAGAAMDGPLQVTHADPSLIGYEMPPLPNPRDFTPVRVGAGGRSLLHLQSGELSMDAAALMPWGGYVMRPFAVYAMDAVGQTRWVLQPFAFLRQALKLPDMPVPDPTTENGLRLFMSHIDGDGFASRVEFHAANGDTYSGEALYRVLKQYGLPVTVSVIEGEVSDEGPNAAIAPQLRDIARRIFDLPNVEMASHTYTHPLPWMQVTGQGVSTTDYDKAEGAGVPSVNGLSINVPGYRFNLTREIDGSVAGINRLMAPPGKQVKVVLWSGDCQVPAVALKQAEQAGVFNMNGGDTLMTHSNPSLTAVAPHGVWKDGYFQLFAPNQNEEVYTNLWQGPYYGYRRVLETFELTERPRRLKPIDIYYHMFTGTKQASLVALNSVLQGVARQPIHPVFVSEYAQTMLDTQQTSVAQEGEDWLIRSAGELRTVRLSPDQAPDLQTAQGVAGFLPGPDGVYVHLTGSEARFRLLPLAQAQAARMVWLASANGRIKDFRRTPTGVSFELVSHVAPQFTLAGLSTCQVRVNDRPVSGQATADGRLFRLGEVGVEVTQTLQSVHVDVSCQA, from the coding sequence GTGAGTAAAAAAACGAAGGGGTGGTTAAGCCGCTATGTGCGGCCATTGGTGTTGGCTTTGTCGGGGGCGCTGCTGCTGCTGCGCCCCGCATCCGCGACCGCGACGGCGCCCGGGCCGTCTGCCCAGCCTTCCTATGCTTTCTATTACGGGCCGGCTCCCTTGCCGCTCGAGGCCCTGACGGCTTTTGACCATGTCGTCGTCGAGCCGGACAGCGGTTTCAATCCCCGTCAGGTCCGTACCCCGCACACCGACTGGCTGGCCTATACCAGCGTCGGCGAAGTCACGCGCCAGCGTGACTACTTCGCACGCATGCCCAAGAGCTGGCTCAAAGGCGGCAATCACGCCTGGGACTCGCTGGTCATCGATCAGTCTGCCGCCGGCTGGCCGGCTTTCTTTGTCGAGCAGGTGATTACCCCGCTGTGGCAACGCGGCTATCGCGGCTTCTTCCTCGATACCCTGGATGCCTTCCAGCTCATCGCCAAAAACGACCGCGAGCGCCAGTTGCAGATTGATGGGCTGGTACGGGTCATTCGTGCCGTCAAGCAGCGCTATCCCGAGGCACGGCTGGTCTTCAATCGCGGATTCGAAATTCTGCCGCAGGTTCATCAACTGGCCGACGCCGTGGCCTTTGAGTCCTTGTACAAGGGCTGGGATCAGGGCGCCAAACGATTCACCGATGTTCCCCAGGCGGATCGCGACTGGCTCATGGCGCAGGTGAAACCGCTGCGCGAGCAATATCACCTGCCGGTGATCGCGATTGACTATTGTCCGGATCAGGATGCTGCCTGCGCGCGCGATACGGTTGCCCGCATCCAGTCCCAGGGGCTGATTCCCTATGTCACCGACCCCGGATTGCAGCGTGTCGGCATCGGCGCCCGACAGGCCATGCCGCGCCGTGTCCTGGTGCTGCAAGACCCGCCGCCCGGGGTCAGCCTGAATGTCTCGGACGGTGTGCTTTATTTGTCGACCCCCCTCAATTACATGGGCTATCGCCTTGATTATCTCGATATCAACCGCGATACCCTGCCCGAGGGCCCGCTGCAGGATCGCTATGCCGGGGTGGTGCTGTGGCTGAATAATCCGGTCGAACATCCCGAAAAGCTGCGAGCCTGGGTCACGCAGCAGATCGATCGTGGTGTGCGCGTGGTGTTCATCGGCACCTTTGGCATGCCGATCGCCGGCCAGTTTGCCCGCACGCTCGGCCTGACGCCTGCCGGCGCCGCCATGGATGGTCCGCTGCAGGTGACCCATGCCGATCCGTCGCTGATCGGCTATGAAATGCCGCCCCTGCCCAATCCGCGAGACTTCACGCCGGTACGTGTCGGTGCCGGCGGGCGCTCGCTGTTGCATCTGCAATCCGGCGAACTGTCGATGGATGCCGCCGCCCTGATGCCTTGGGGCGGTTATGTCATGCGGCCCTTCGCCGTCTACGCCATGGATGCGGTCGGCCAAACCCGCTGGGTGCTGCAGCCATTCGCATTTCTGCGCCAGGCGCTGAAGCTGCCGGACATGCCTGTCCCCGATCCGACGACCGAAAATGGTTTGCGCCTGTTCATGTCGCACATCGATGGTGACGGGTTTGCCTCCCGGGTGGAGTTTCACGCCGCTAACGGCGATACCTATTCGGGTGAAGCGCTCTACCGGGTGCTGAAACAATATGGGCTGCCGGTGACGGTCTCGGTCATCGAGGGGGAGGTGAGTGATGAAGGACCCAATGCGGCCATTGCCCCGCAGCTGCGCGACATTGCCCGGCGCATCTTTGACTTGCCCAATGTCGAGATGGCCAGCCATACCTATACCCACCCCTTGCCCTGGATGCAGGTGACCGGCCAGGGGGTGTCGACGACAGACTATGACAAGGCGGAAGGGGCGGGCGTGCCCTCGGTGAACGGTCTGTCCATCAATGTACCCGGCTACCGCTTTAATCTGACGCGAGAAATCGATGGCTCGGTGGCCGGCATCAACCGTCTGATGGCGCCACCCGGTAAACAGGTCAAGGTGGTGCTGTGGAGCGGGGATTGTCAGGTGCCGGCCGTGGCGCTCAAGCAGGCCGAGCAGGCGGGGGTGTTCAATATGAACGGTGGTGACACCCTGATGACCCACAGCAATCCCAGCCTGACTGCCGTGGCGCCGCACGGGGTCTGGAAAGACGGCTATTTTCAGCTGTTTGCCCCGAATCAGAACGAAGAGGTCTATACCAACCTCTGGCAGGGGCCGTATTACGGATACCGCCGGGTGCTGGAAACCTTCGAACTGACCGAGCGCCCGCGCCGGCTCAAGCCCATCGATATTTACTACCACATGTTTACCGGCACCAAGCAGGCCTCGCTGGTGGCACTCAACAGCGTCCTGCAAGGCGTGGCCCGCCAGCCGATCCACCCGGTTTTCGTCTCCGAGTATGCACAGACCATGCTCGATACGCAGCAGACCAGTGTGGCGCAAGAAGGGGAAGACTGGCTGATCCGCTCTGCCGGCGAACTGCGTACCGTGCGGCTGTCCCCAGACCAGGCCCCCGACCTGCAGACTGCCCAGGGGGTGGCCGGATTTCTTCCCGGTCCGGATGGCGTGTATGTCCATCTGACCGGCAGTGAAGCCCGGTTCCGTCTTTTGCCTCTGGCGCAGGCCCAGGCCGCCAGGATGGTCTGGCTGGCCAGTGCCAACGGGCGTATCAAGGATTTCCGTCGTACCCCCACCGGAGTGTCATTCGAGCTGGTCTCGCATGTGGCGCCACAATTCACCCTGGCCGGCCTGAGCACTTGCCAGGTCAGGGTCAACGATCGGCCTGTCAGTGGCCAGGCCACGGCTGACGGTCGTTTGTTCCGTCTGGGGGAGGTCGGTGTCGAGGTGACCCAGACCCTGCAGAGCGTGCATGTCGATGTCTCCTGTCAAGCCTGA
- a CDS encoding L,D-transpeptidase, with protein MKPGWLCLCTLVLGIAQAATPDPDYILQEQQATPFTVLHPNPHRHGEPWLRVSVAEQTLTAYDAMGFTRQVYRVSTATLGTGAKVGSYQTPLGWHQVCSKIGDGAPADAIIYHREVTPWRYSAELHAAYPDKDWILARILWLCGMEPGKNQGGDVDSHDRAIYIHGAGSHVAFGTPTSRGCVRMAVGDVVQLYDQVPLGMDVVIEQ; from the coding sequence ATGAAGCCAGGCTGGTTGTGCCTTTGCACGCTGGTACTGGGGATCGCGCAAGCGGCGACACCGGACCCCGACTACATCCTGCAGGAGCAGCAGGCCACACCGTTTACCGTGCTGCACCCGAATCCTCACCGGCATGGTGAGCCGTGGCTGCGCGTCAGCGTGGCAGAGCAGACGCTGACCGCCTATGACGCCATGGGTTTCACCCGGCAGGTCTATCGTGTTTCCACCGCCACCCTCGGCACGGGGGCAAAAGTGGGCAGCTATCAGACCCCACTGGGCTGGCATCAGGTCTGCAGCAAGATCGGGGACGGGGCACCGGCAGATGCCATCATTTACCACCGGGAAGTGACGCCCTGGCGTTACAGCGCCGAGCTGCATGCTGCCTACCCGGACAAGGACTGGATCCTGGCGCGCATTCTGTGGCTGTGTGGCATGGAGCCCGGCAAGAATCAGGGGGGCGATGTCGACAGTCATGATCGCGCCATCTATATCCATGGCGCCGGCTCGCATGTCGCCTTCGGTACCCCCACTTCACGCGGTTGCGTGCGCATGGCGGTCGGAGATGTGGTGCAGCTGTACGACCAGGTACCGCTGGGGATGGATGTGGTGATTGAGCAATGA
- a CDS encoding putative nucleotidyltransferase substrate binding domain-containing protein — MNRFDFTAPPFDSLTPAERQELEQSADIVYFAADSLIMGPGQSIDALYVVIKGVVCELADEEVLSRYRQQDSFDARAMVAGQGPHRFVAEEECLLFALPREQVLSLTERNPAFGAYFYSSVSKKMGALAQRTGTRELQTLLTATVRDVGCRSPVFVEGSQSIRDVAATMKQQRSKSVLVREGSRLGIFTTTDFRDIILEGVPVEAAVAEHCQFELLCIDIDDFLFDALLLMTRRNLRRLVVREQGEPVGLLSQVDVLSYFSNHSHLIAQRLERAGNLEELAQAAGQITRLVQILSGHGVRPPQLGRLVQTLNSRLFSRTWQLLAPAELFQASCLLVMGSEGRGEQILKTDQDNALLLPDETDFPMLEAVCEAFSAALARFGYPPCPGKIMVNNPDWRLTRQALRERIRQWINQPSGEGMLQLAIFVDAEAICGDSHLLQEGRHYLQRLLKDDAGFHARFALAIEQFDTPLGLFAKLQTRERDGREWLDLKKGGIFPLVHGLRALALEHGIEEPSSQARATRLAAAGHLDPTLASDIQEALSFLLQLRLQHGLQQLERQMPVDNLIEPAALSTLERDLLKDALAVVKRFKTHLRHHYRLGSL, encoded by the coding sequence ATGAACCGCTTTGATTTCACCGCCCCGCCCTTTGACAGCCTCACGCCGGCCGAGCGTCAGGAGCTCGAACAGAGCGCGGATATCGTCTATTTCGCCGCGGACAGCCTGATCATGGGTCCCGGACAGTCTATTGATGCCCTGTATGTGGTGATCAAGGGCGTGGTCTGCGAGCTGGCCGACGAAGAGGTGTTGTCGCGTTATCGGCAGCAGGACAGCTTTGATGCCCGAGCCATGGTGGCGGGTCAGGGACCGCATCGCTTTGTCGCCGAAGAGGAGTGCCTGCTGTTTGCCCTGCCCCGTGAACAGGTGCTCTCGCTGACCGAGCGCAATCCGGCTTTTGGTGCCTATTTTTACTCCAGCGTGTCGAAAAAAATGGGCGCACTGGCCCAGCGTACCGGAACGCGCGAGTTGCAGACCCTGCTGACCGCCACCGTGCGCGATGTCGGCTGCCGGTCGCCGGTGTTTGTCGAGGGCAGCCAGAGCATTCGCGATGTCGCCGCCACCATGAAGCAGCAACGCAGCAAATCGGTCCTGGTGCGGGAAGGCAGCCGGCTGGGGATTTTCACGACCACCGATTTTCGCGACATCATTCTGGAGGGCGTGCCGGTCGAAGCTGCGGTGGCCGAGCATTGCCAGTTCGAGCTGCTGTGTATCGACATTGATGATTTCCTGTTTGACGCGCTGCTGCTGATGACGCGCCGCAATCTGCGGCGCCTGGTCGTCCGGGAGCAGGGCGAACCGGTCGGCCTGCTGTCCCAGGTCGACGTGTTGTCCTATTTTTCCAACCACTCGCACCTGATCGCCCAGCGGCTGGAGCGTGCCGGCAATCTGGAAGAGCTGGCCCAGGCCGCCGGCCAGATCACGCGCCTGGTGCAGATCCTCTCCGGTCACGGGGTCCGCCCGCCGCAACTGGGGCGGTTGGTACAAACGCTCAACAGCCGCCTGTTCAGCCGGACCTGGCAACTGCTGGCGCCGGCCGAGCTGTTTCAGGCCAGCTGCCTGCTGGTGATGGGGTCGGAGGGCCGTGGCGAGCAGATTCTCAAGACCGACCAGGACAATGCGCTGCTGCTGCCGGATGAGACCGATTTTCCCATGCTGGAAGCGGTCTGCGAGGCCTTCTCGGCAGCGCTGGCCCGCTTTGGCTACCCGCCCTGCCCCGGCAAGATCATGGTCAACAACCCGGACTGGCGCCTGACGCGCCAGGCGCTGCGCGAGCGCATCCGTCAGTGGATCAATCAGCCCAGTGGCGAGGGCATGTTGCAGCTGGCGATCTTTGTCGACGCCGAGGCGATCTGCGGCGACAGCCACCTGCTGCAGGAAGGGCGTCACTATCTGCAGCGCCTGCTGAAGGATGACGCCGGCTTCCATGCCCGTTTTGCCCTGGCAATCGAGCAGTTCGATACCCCGCTCGGTCTGTTTGCCAAACTGCAGACCCGTGAGCGCGATGGGCGGGAATGGCTGGATTTGAAAAAGGGCGGGATTTTCCCCCTGGTACACGGCCTGCGGGCCCTGGCGCTGGAGCACGGCATCGAGGAGCCTTCGAGTCAGGCGCGTGCCACCCGTCTGGCAGCCGCCGGACATCTGGACCCGACACTGGCCAGCGACATTCAGGAGGCCCTGTCTTTCCTGCTGCAACTGCGACTGCAACATGGTCTGCAACAGCTGGAGCGTCAAATGCCGGTCGACAACCTGATCGAGCCCGCAGCCCTGTCGACCCTGGAGCGCGACTTGCTCAAGGATGCGCTGGCGGTGGTCAAGCGCTTCAAGACCCATCTGCGTCACCACTACCGGCTGGGGAGTCTGTGA
- a CDS encoding HlyD family secretion protein, protein MPVPDSPLFRPQAVAAQAEQLLGRPSGLLPVRTTLLVYLLAALATLTLAWLYASSYTRRVTVSGDIQPGDQVLRLYPAQSGVVLQRHVQQGERVQAGQLLFTLSAERHSDGSPTQQRISAALQARLQSLHASMAAGKRLGALQLSDLQRRLTLLGAEASRAEQESALLRQQLELARQTQQRFAQLASAGFVSTVQQQQKERERLEAERQWQAQQRLLTTLQRDRAALLAELHAHPLRELDQQLSLGRAAEALAQELAQHQAGHRWQVLAPRAGVLAAINATQGAPVSPSLPLGLLVPADAGLEAHLYAPSRAIGFIRPGTAVKLRLDAFPYQKFGHVHGTVLTVAQSALQPQEIEGQGQSREALYRIRVRLQGNTIRAYGQPMPLLPAMRLEADLLLDTRRLYEWALEPLYSVSGKW, encoded by the coding sequence ATGCCAGTACCCGATTCTCCTCTCTTTCGCCCGCAGGCCGTGGCGGCACAGGCGGAACAGTTGCTCGGCCGTCCGAGTGGCCTGTTGCCGGTTCGCACAACCCTTCTGGTCTACCTGCTGGCGGCATTGGCCACCCTGACCCTGGCCTGGCTGTACGCCAGCAGTTATACCCGGCGCGTGACCGTCAGCGGCGATATCCAGCCGGGGGATCAGGTCTTGCGGCTCTATCCGGCACAATCGGGGGTGGTGCTGCAACGTCACGTACAGCAGGGCGAACGCGTGCAGGCCGGTCAGTTGCTGTTCACCCTGAGTGCAGAGCGCCACAGTGACGGCAGCCCGACCCAACAGCGTATCAGTGCCGCCCTGCAGGCACGGCTGCAATCGCTGCACGCCAGCATGGCCGCCGGCAAGCGTCTGGGCGCACTGCAGCTATCCGACCTGCAGCGCCGTCTGACACTGCTGGGCGCGGAAGCCAGCCGCGCCGAACAGGAGAGCGCCCTGCTCAGGCAGCAGCTCGAGCTGGCGCGCCAGACTCAGCAACGCTTTGCACAACTGGCCAGCGCCGGCTTTGTCTCGACCGTGCAACAACAACAAAAAGAGCGCGAGCGACTGGAGGCCGAGCGCCAATGGCAGGCGCAACAGCGACTGTTGACTACCCTGCAGCGGGATCGGGCCGCCCTGCTGGCCGAACTGCATGCCCACCCCCTGCGCGAGCTGGATCAACAGCTGAGCCTGGGCCGGGCGGCAGAGGCGCTGGCACAGGAACTGGCCCAGCATCAGGCCGGGCATCGATGGCAAGTCCTGGCACCGCGAGCCGGGGTACTGGCCGCCATCAATGCCACGCAGGGCGCACCAGTCAGTCCCTCCCTGCCGCTGGGCCTGCTGGTGCCGGCCGATGCCGGCCTGGAGGCCCATCTGTATGCCCCCAGTCGGGCCATCGGCTTTATTCGGCCCGGCACCGCGGTCAAGTTGCGGCTGGATGCCTTTCCCTACCAGAAATTCGGCCATGTCCACGGCACGGTGCTGACGGTGGCCCAGTCGGCGCTGCAACCACAGGAAATCGAGGGGCAGGGCCAAAGCCGCGAAGCGCTGTACCGCATCCGTGTCCGGCTGCAAGGCAATACCATCCGCGCCTATGGCCAGCCCATGCCGCTGTTGCCGGCCATGCGTCTGGAGGCCGATCTGTTGCTGGATACCCGTCGCCTGTACGAATGGGCGCTGGAACCCCTCTACAGCGTGAGTGGCAAATGGTGA
- a CDS encoding 3'-5' exonuclease, whose amino-acid sequence MLRALQQAWRRRQVNDPAWLRLFEEHDSECVSLDCETTSLNVAEAELLSIGAVRVRGNRILCSESLSLLVRPQQPPGKENIQVHGLRPCDVDQGFPAEEAVLRLLDFIGGRPLLGYYLEYDVAVLNKVVKPLIGCTLPQRQIEVSGLYYDYKLRQHPEGYIDLRQAQLHAELGVPQWPRHDALNDAISVAMLYLALRQRGAG is encoded by the coding sequence ATGCTGCGCGCCCTGCAACAGGCATGGCGCAGGCGGCAAGTGAATGATCCGGCCTGGCTGCGCCTGTTCGAGGAACATGACAGCGAATGTGTCAGCCTTGACTGCGAGACCACCAGTCTCAATGTGGCAGAGGCGGAGTTGCTGTCGATCGGTGCCGTCAGGGTACGCGGCAACCGCATTCTGTGCAGCGAGTCGCTGTCGCTGCTGGTACGGCCGCAACAACCGCCGGGCAAGGAAAACATCCAGGTGCACGGCCTGCGGCCCTGCGATGTCGATCAGGGCTTTCCGGCAGAAGAAGCCGTGCTGCGGCTGCTGGACTTCATCGGGGGTCGCCCGCTGCTGGGCTATTACCTCGAATACGATGTGGCCGTCCTCAACAAGGTGGTGAAGCCCCTGATCGGCTGCACGCTGCCGCAGCGACAGATTGAGGTCTCCGGCCTGTACTACGACTACAAGCTGCGGCAGCATCCGGAAGGCTATATTGACCTGCGGCAGGCACAACTGCATGCCGAACTGGGCGTGCCGCAATGGCCGCGCCACGACGCCCTGAATGATGCCATCAGTGTCGCCATGCTTTACCTGGCACTACGCCAGCGCGGAGCCGGCTGA
- a CDS encoding cytochrome b, which translates to MVRQNYHPASIVLHWLMFLLFAAALLFIEMRDWWPKGTPMRDLLRSSHIDAGLLVLLFAVVRVASRISLGGPAPIGPRLQTAAASALHGLLYLVMFLLPITGVVFSQAGGREVALFGWALPHLVNPDPALRGTVKEVHEFLGNAVYFLVGVHALAALWHHVVLKDETLLRMTFRRR; encoded by the coding sequence ATGGTCCGTCAAAACTATCATCCGGCATCCATCGTGCTGCACTGGCTGATGTTCCTGCTGTTCGCCGCTGCACTGCTGTTCATCGAAATGCGCGACTGGTGGCCGAAGGGTACGCCGATGCGTGATCTGCTGCGCAGCAGTCACATTGATGCCGGTCTGTTGGTGTTGCTGTTTGCCGTGGTGCGCGTCGCTTCGCGCATCAGCCTTGGTGGCCCGGCGCCGATTGGTCCTCGTCTCCAGACGGCCGCCGCCAGTGCCCTGCACGGCCTGCTTTATCTGGTGATGTTCCTGTTGCCCATCACGGGCGTGGTGTTTTCTCAGGCGGGTGGACGCGAAGTCGCGTTGTTTGGCTGGGCACTGCCCCATCTGGTCAATCCTGATCCGGCCCTGCGCGGCACGGTGAAGGAGGTGCACGAGTTTCTCGGCAATGCGGTTTATTTCCTGGTGGGCGTGCATGCGCTCGCGGCACTCTGGCACCATGTGGTGCTCAAGGATGAAACCCTGCTGCGCATGACCTTCCGTCGTCGTTAA